One genomic region from Pseudomonas sp. R5-89-07 encodes:
- a CDS encoding sigma-54 dependent transcriptional regulator: MTHNVLVVDDEPKLCDLLSSALSQNGIQVFTAGNGLHALKVLEQEDIDLVISDWRMPGMDGPALLAEIKQRYPHLPVIVMTAYSTVKNAVQSMRNGAYDYIAKPFDIDELDITVAKALQFRDIMRDNARLRAELDEHAQFDSLVGDSPAFRKVLQAVDSVRDSSATILLTGESGTGKEMVARAIHKHGSRADQPFVAVNCAAIPEGLLESEMFGHRKGAFTGAVADRVGRFMQADKGTLFLDEVGDMPLALQAKILRALQERVIEPVGDPRERKVDVRVIAATNKNLLDAVANKEFREDLYYRLNVFPIPLPALRERVEDIAPLARHFARTLSATAGKRITGFSPEALQAMAAYHWPGNIRELQNCVERATIVAASPVIEDIDLPGYLFASRPAEAGAATILSDAPGVPQDLDAALAEVEKAYILAALHESNGVQAAAAAKIGISERSFWYRLKKLGIQVDKIVR, translated from the coding sequence ATGACGCATAACGTATTGGTGGTGGACGACGAGCCCAAGCTGTGTGACCTGCTGTCATCCGCCCTGAGCCAGAATGGCATCCAGGTGTTTACCGCCGGCAACGGCCTGCACGCGCTCAAGGTGCTGGAGCAGGAGGACATTGACCTGGTCATCAGCGACTGGCGCATGCCGGGCATGGACGGGCCGGCGTTGCTGGCCGAGATCAAGCAGCGCTATCCGCACTTGCCGGTGATCGTGATGACGGCCTACAGCACGGTGAAAAATGCCGTGCAGTCGATGCGCAATGGCGCCTACGACTACATTGCCAAGCCGTTCGATATCGACGAGCTGGACATCACCGTGGCCAAGGCCCTGCAGTTTCGCGACATCATGCGCGATAACGCACGCCTGCGTGCCGAGCTGGATGAACATGCACAGTTCGACAGCCTGGTCGGTGACAGCCCGGCGTTTCGTAAAGTACTGCAAGCGGTGGACTCGGTGCGCGACAGCAGCGCCACCATCCTGCTGACCGGCGAAAGCGGCACCGGCAAGGAAATGGTCGCCCGCGCTATCCACAAGCATGGCAGCCGCGCCGACCAGCCGTTCGTGGCGGTCAATTGCGCGGCGATTCCCGAAGGGCTGCTGGAAAGCGAGATGTTCGGCCATCGCAAAGGCGCCTTCACCGGCGCTGTGGCCGACCGGGTAGGGCGCTTTATGCAGGCCGACAAGGGCACGCTGTTTCTGGATGAAGTCGGTGACATGCCGTTGGCGTTGCAGGCCAAGATTCTGCGCGCCCTGCAGGAGCGGGTGATCGAACCGGTGGGAGACCCCCGCGAGCGCAAGGTGGACGTTCGGGTGATCGCCGCGACCAACAAGAACCTGCTGGACGCGGTGGCCAACAAGGAATTTCGCGAAGACCTGTATTACCGCCTGAATGTGTTTCCGATTCCACTGCCGGCCCTGCGCGAACGTGTGGAAGACATCGCGCCGCTGGCCCGGCACTTCGCTCGTACCCTCAGCGCGACGGCCGGCAAACGCATCACCGGGTTCAGCCCCGAAGCCTTGCAGGCCATGGCGGCGTACCACTGGCCGGGCAATATCCGCGAGCTGCAGAATTGCGTGGAGCGAGCGACTATCGTGGCCGCTTCGCCGGTGATCGAAGATATCGATTTGCCGGGTTACCTGTTCGCCTCTCGGCCTGCCGAGGCTGGCGCGGCGACGATCCTGAGTGACGCGCCGGGCGTGCCGCAGGATCTGGATGCGGCGCTGGCGGAAGTGGAGAAAGCCTACATTCTGGCGGCGTTGCACGAGAGCAACGGCGTACAGGCCGCAGCGGCGGCGAAGATCGGTATCTCGGAGCGTAGCTTCTGGTACCGCTTGAAAAAGCTGGGTATCCAAGTCGACAAGATCGTCCGCTGA
- a CDS encoding GlpM family protein has protein sequence MDLFVKAALGAAVVLILAALAKTRNYYIAGLVPLFPTFALIAHYIVGKGRSVEDLKTTIVFGMWSIIPYFVYLATLYVMVDRMRLEASLAVAAVAWLMAATVLVSLWVRLHT, from the coding sequence ATGGATCTGTTCGTGAAGGCCGCCCTCGGCGCGGCGGTGGTGCTGATTCTGGCCGCACTGGCCAAGACCAGAAACTATTACATCGCAGGCTTGGTGCCGCTGTTTCCGACCTTTGCGCTGATCGCTCATTACATCGTCGGCAAGGGCCGCTCGGTGGAGGACTTGAAGACCACCATCGTGTTTGGGATGTGGTCGATCATTCCGTACTTTGTGTACCTGGCGACGTTGTATGTGATGGTGGACCGGATGCGGCTGGAGGCATCACTCGCCGTGGCGGCGGTGGCCTGGTTGATGGCAGCCACCGTGCTGGTGAGCCTCTGGGTACGCCTGCACACCTGA
- a CDS encoding sigma-54 dependent transcriptional regulator, with product MNIEPQDLTVLIVEDDPHVLLGCQQALALEDIPSVGVGSAEEALTHIGENFAGIVISDIRLPGIDGLALLTRLKALDKSLPVVLITGHGDISMAVGAMRNGAYDFMEKPFSPERLVDVARRALEQRALAREVWSLRRQLAERDSLEGRIIGRSPAMQNLRELIANVADTSANVLIEGETGTGKELVARCLHDFSRRHAHQFVALNCGGLPENLFESEIFGHEANAFTGAGKRRIGKIEHAHEGTLFLDEVESMPINLQIKLLRVLQERTLERLGSNQSVAVDCRVIAATKSDLDELSRASQFRSDLYYRLNVVTLELPPLRERREDILQLFEHFLQQSSLRFDRTAPELDNQTLSSLMSHDWPGNVRELRNVAERFALGLPAFKKTGAGGSNHGLAFTEAVEAFERNLLVDALQRSGGNLTQASQELGMAKTTLFDKVKKYGLNH from the coding sequence ATGAATATTGAACCCCAAGACCTCACCGTCCTGATCGTCGAGGATGACCCCCATGTGCTGCTGGGTTGCCAGCAGGCATTGGCGCTGGAAGATATTCCCAGCGTTGGCGTGGGCAGTGCCGAGGAAGCGCTGACGCACATCGGCGAGAATTTTGCCGGCATTGTGATCAGCGATATCCGCCTGCCGGGCATCGATGGTCTGGCGTTGCTCACACGCCTCAAGGCCCTGGATAAAAGCCTGCCGGTGGTGCTGATCACCGGGCATGGCGATATCTCGATGGCCGTCGGCGCCATGCGCAACGGCGCCTATGACTTCATGGAAAAACCCTTCTCCCCCGAGCGCCTGGTGGACGTGGCCCGCCGTGCCCTTGAACAGCGCGCTCTGGCGCGGGAAGTCTGGTCGCTGCGGCGCCAGCTGGCCGAGCGCGATTCGCTGGAAGGTCGCATCATCGGGCGCTCGCCGGCGATGCAAAACCTGCGCGAACTGATCGCCAACGTCGCCGACACCTCCGCCAATGTGCTGATCGAGGGTGAAACCGGCACCGGCAAGGAGCTGGTCGCCCGTTGCCTGCACGATTTCAGCCGGCGCCACGCCCACCAGTTCGTCGCACTGAACTGCGGTGGGCTGCCGGAAAACCTGTTCGAAAGCGAGATTTTCGGCCACGAAGCCAACGCGTTTACCGGCGCCGGCAAGCGCCGCATCGGCAAGATCGAGCATGCCCATGAGGGCACGCTGTTTCTCGATGAAGTGGAAAGCATGCCGATCAACCTGCAGATCAAACTGCTGCGGGTCCTGCAGGAACGCACCCTCGAACGCCTGGGCTCGAACCAGAGCGTCGCCGTGGATTGCCGGGTGATCGCCGCCACCAAGTCCGACCTCGACGAACTGAGCCGCGCCAGCCAGTTCCGCAGTGACCTGTACTACCGCCTCAACGTGGTCACCCTTGAACTGCCGCCCCTGCGCGAGCGCCGTGAAGACATCCTGCAGTTGTTCGAACACTTCCTGCAGCAATCCTCACTGCGCTTCGACCGCACCGCGCCGGAGCTGGACAACCAGACCCTGTCGAGCCTGATGAGCCACGATTGGCCGGGCAACGTGCGCGAGTTGCGCAACGTCGCCGAACGCTTCGCCCTGGGCCTGCCCGCCTTCAAGAAAACCGGCGCTGGCGGCAGCAACCATGGCCTGGCCTTTACCGAGGCGGTGGAAGCGTTCGAGCGCAACCTGCTCGTTGACGCCCTGCAACGCAGCGGCGGCAACCTCACCCAGGCCAGCCAGGAACTGGGGATGGCCAAGACCACGCTATTCGACAAGGTCAAGAAATACGGGTTGAATCACTGA
- a CDS encoding sensor histidine kinase — protein sequence MKCDPNSYRAAPPSLAVKPRLIRQLFLPPLIIALMIGLGYIGFWTSEHYGIRTLSDNGERQLELHARTVESELSKYTYLPSLLELESSVSLLLADPNQETRKTVNDYLEGLNRRSRSRAIYVMDTTGRVLATSNWRDADSYQGEDLSFRAYFQNAVRGQPGRFYGIGSTNGEPGYYLAHGLEEHGKIIGVAVVKVRLEALEERWQRARLEAFVSDENGIIILSSDPARRLKAVRPLSDDTKDRLAHSLQYYWATLSALEPLARERLNEGSEKLTFPANSEVASDKHEVSYLAQTRPLNDTPWNFTLLTPLNELRRAAINQGILVAVAFGLVAFLLIAWNERRKVIATRLAAREALQEANSQLERRIAERTADLRASNERLKGQIRERRQAEETLRRAQDELVQAGKLAAIGQMSTSIAHELNQPLAALRTLSGNTVRFLERGALDTASTNLKTINELIDRMGRITASLRSFARRGDDQGEANLGKAVDAAFQVLGARLDSRPLAVHRDFTPAQLQIDQTRLEQILVNLIGNALDAMQAQPAPQLWLEGQSIEGKYRLLVRDNGHGIDPEARKHLFEPFFTTKPGEQGLGLGLTLSASLAAATGGSLAVEHPANGGTAFVLNLPLAGAEKVEST from the coding sequence ATGAAATGCGACCCCAACTCCTATCGCGCTGCGCCGCCATCACTTGCCGTGAAGCCTCGCCTGATACGCCAACTGTTCCTGCCGCCGTTGATCATCGCCCTGATGATCGGCCTGGGTTATATCGGCTTCTGGACCAGTGAGCACTATGGCATCCGTACCCTCAGCGACAACGGCGAACGCCAGTTGGAGCTGCACGCCCGCACTGTCGAAAGCGAACTGAGCAAATACACCTACCTGCCCAGCCTGCTTGAGCTCGAATCCAGCGTTTCCCTGCTGCTGGCCGACCCCAACCAGGAAACCCGCAAGACCGTCAACGATTACCTCGAAGGTTTGAACCGCCGCAGCCGCAGCCGGGCCATCTACGTGATGGACACTACCGGCCGGGTGCTGGCCACCAGTAATTGGCGCGACGCCGACAGTTACCAGGGTGAAGACCTGTCCTTTCGCGCCTATTTCCAGAACGCCGTACGCGGCCAGCCCGGTCGTTTCTACGGGATCGGCAGTACCAATGGCGAACCCGGCTATTACCTGGCCCACGGCCTGGAAGAGCACGGCAAAATCATCGGCGTGGCCGTGGTCAAGGTGCGCCTGGAAGCGCTTGAAGAGCGCTGGCAACGCGCGCGCCTGGAAGCCTTCGTCAGCGACGAAAACGGCATCATCATCCTCTCCAGTGACCCGGCCCGCCGCCTCAAGGCCGTGCGCCCCCTGAGCGATGACACCAAAGACCGACTGGCGCACAGCCTGCAATATTACTGGGCGACGCTGAGCGCGCTGGAGCCCCTGGCCCGCGAGCGCTTGAACGAAGGCAGCGAAAAGCTCACCTTCCCGGCCAACAGCGAAGTGGCCAGCGACAAGCACGAAGTCAGCTACCTGGCGCAAACCCGACCATTGAACGACACACCGTGGAACTTCACCCTGCTCACCCCGCTCAACGAACTGCGCCGCGCCGCGATCAACCAGGGCATCCTGGTAGCCGTCGCGTTTGGCCTGGTGGCGTTCCTGCTGATTGCCTGGAACGAGCGGCGCAAAGTCATCGCCACTCGCCTCGCCGCGCGCGAAGCCCTGCAGGAAGCCAACAGCCAACTGGAGCGACGGATTGCCGAACGCACCGCCGATCTGCGCGCCAGCAATGAACGGCTCAAAGGCCAGATCCGCGAACGGCGCCAGGCCGAAGAAACCCTGCGTCGCGCCCAGGACGAACTGGTGCAGGCCGGCAAACTCGCAGCGATCGGCCAGATGTCCACCAGCATCGCCCACGAATTGAACCAACCCCTGGCCGCGCTGCGCACCCTGTCCGGCAACACCGTGCGTTTCCTCGAACGCGGCGCCCTGGACACCGCCAGCACCAACCTCAAGACCATCAACGAACTGATCGACCGCATGGGCCGCATCACCGCCAGCCTGCGCTCGTTTGCCCGGCGCGGTGACGACCAGGGCGAAGCGAACCTGGGCAAGGCCGTGGACGCCGCGTTCCAGGTGCTTGGCGCGCGTCTGGACAGCCGGCCCCTGGCCGTGCACCGTGACTTCACCCCCGCCCAATTACAGATCGACCAGACGCGCCTGGAGCAGATCCTGGTCAACCTGATCGGCAACGCGCTGGATGCGATGCAGGCTCAACCGGCACCGCAGTTGTGGCTGGAAGGTCAAAGTATCGAGGGCAAATATCGCCTGCTGGTGCGTGACAATGGTCACGGCATCGACCCCGAGGCCCGCAAGCATCTGTTCGAACCTTTCTTCACCACCAAACCCGGCGAGCAAGGCCTGGGCCTGGGCCTGACCCTGTCCGCGAGCCTCGCCGCGGCCACCGGCGGCAGCCTGGCCGTGGAGCATCCGGCCAATGGTGGTACCGCGTTTGTCCTGAACCTGCCGCTGGCGGGCGCTGAAAAAGTTGAGTCGACATGA
- a CDS encoding amino acid ABC transporter ATP-binding protein, with amino-acid sequence MISIKNINKWYGDFQVLTDCSTEVKKGEVIVVCGPSGSGKSTLIKCVNALEPFQKGDVVVDGTSIADPKTNLPQLRSRVGMVFQHFELFPHLTITENLTIAQIKVLGRSKEEATQKGLQLLERVGLSAHAHKHPGQLSGGQQQRVAIARALAMDPIVMLFDEPTSALDPEMVNEVLDVMVQLAHEGMTMMCVTHEMGFARKVADRVIFMDAGKIIEDCPKEEFFGDISARSERAQHFLEKILQH; translated from the coding sequence ATGATCTCTATCAAGAACATCAACAAGTGGTATGGCGACTTCCAGGTGCTGACCGACTGCAGCACCGAGGTTAAAAAAGGCGAAGTGATCGTGGTGTGCGGGCCGTCCGGCTCGGGCAAGTCCACCCTGATCAAGTGCGTCAACGCGCTGGAACCGTTCCAGAAAGGCGACGTCGTGGTCGACGGCACCTCTATCGCCGACCCGAAGACCAACCTGCCGCAACTGCGCTCGCGCGTGGGCATGGTGTTCCAGCACTTCGAGCTGTTCCCGCACCTGACCATCACCGAAAACCTGACCATCGCGCAGATCAAGGTGCTAGGCCGCAGCAAGGAAGAAGCCACCCAGAAAGGCCTGCAACTGCTTGAGCGCGTAGGCCTGTCGGCACATGCCCACAAGCACCCTGGCCAACTGTCCGGCGGTCAGCAACAACGTGTGGCGATTGCCCGCGCCCTGGCCATGGACCCGATCGTCATGCTGTTCGACGAACCGACCTCGGCGCTGGACCCGGAAATGGTCAACGAAGTGCTGGACGTGATGGTGCAACTGGCCCACGAGGGCATGACCATGATGTGCGTGACCCACGAAATGGGCTTCGCCCGCAAAGTGGCCGACCGTGTGATCTTCATGGATGCCGGCAAGATCATCGAAGACTGCCCGAAAGAAGAATTCTTCGGCGACATCAGCGCCCGCTCCGAACGTGCGCAGCACTTCCTTGAGAAAATCCTGCAGCACTAA
- a CDS encoding amino acid ABC transporter permease translates to MDFDFSGIIPAIPGLWNGMVMTLQLMVMGVVGGIILGTILALMRLSSSKLLSRVAGAYVNYFRSIPLLLVITWFYLAVPFVLRWITGEDTPIGAFTSCVVAFMMFEAAYFCEIVRAGVQSIPKGQMAAAQAMGMTYGQTMRLIILPQAFRKMTPLLLQQSIILFQDTSLVYTVGLVDFLNSARSNGDIIGRSNEFLIFAGVVYFIISFSASLLVKRLQKRFAV, encoded by the coding sequence ATGGACTTCGATTTCAGCGGTATCATCCCCGCGATCCCGGGCCTGTGGAACGGCATGGTCATGACCCTGCAGTTGATGGTCATGGGCGTGGTCGGCGGCATCATCCTGGGTACGATCCTCGCGCTGATGCGCCTGTCGTCCAGCAAGCTGCTGTCCCGTGTGGCCGGCGCCTATGTGAACTACTTCCGCTCGATCCCGTTGCTGCTGGTCATCACCTGGTTCTACCTGGCGGTGCCGTTCGTGCTGCGCTGGATCACCGGCGAAGACACACCGATCGGCGCGTTCACCTCGTGCGTCGTGGCGTTCATGATGTTCGAAGCGGCGTACTTCTGCGAAATCGTGCGGGCCGGCGTGCAGTCGATCCCCAAGGGGCAGATGGCCGCTGCGCAGGCGATGGGCATGACCTATGGCCAGACCATGCGCCTGATCATCCTGCCCCAGGCGTTCCGCAAGATGACCCCGCTGCTGCTGCAGCAGAGCATCATCCTGTTCCAGGACACTTCGCTGGTCTACACCGTGGGCCTGGTGGACTTCCTCAACTCCGCCCGCTCCAACGGCGACATCATCGGCCGCTCCAATGAGTTTTTGATCTTCGCCGGTGTCGTCTACTTCATCATCAGCTTTTCCGCCTCGCTGCTGGTCAAGCGTCTGCAAAAAAGGTTTGCCGTATGA
- a CDS encoding amino acid ABC transporter permease has product MNYNWDWGVFFKSTGVGSETYLDWYIAGLGWTIAIAVVAWIIALLLGSILGVMRTVPNRIVSGIATCYVELFRNVPLLVQLFIWYFLIPDLLPQNLQDWYKQDLNPTTSAYLSVVVCLGLFTAARVCEQVRTGIQALPRGQEAAARAMGFKLPQIYWNVLLPQAYRIIIPPLTSEFLNVFKNSSVASLIGLMELLAQTKQTAEFSANLFEAFTLATLIYFTLNMSLMLLMRVVEKKVAVPGLISVGGK; this is encoded by the coding sequence ATGAATTACAACTGGGACTGGGGCGTGTTCTTCAAGTCCACTGGCGTTGGCAGCGAGACTTATCTCGACTGGTACATCGCCGGCCTGGGCTGGACCATCGCCATCGCTGTCGTGGCATGGATTATCGCCTTGCTGCTGGGCTCCATTCTGGGCGTCATGCGTACCGTGCCAAACCGCATCGTATCGGGCATCGCGACCTGCTACGTGGAGCTGTTTCGTAACGTGCCGCTGCTGGTTCAGCTGTTCATCTGGTATTTCCTGATACCCGATCTGCTGCCGCAGAACCTGCAGGACTGGTACAAACAAGACCTGAACCCGACCACCTCGGCCTACCTGAGCGTTGTCGTGTGCCTGGGCCTGTTCACTGCCGCCCGTGTATGTGAACAAGTGCGCACCGGCATCCAGGCGCTGCCGCGTGGCCAGGAAGCCGCTGCCCGCGCCATGGGCTTCAAGCTGCCGCAGATCTACTGGAACGTGCTGCTGCCCCAGGCTTATCGCATCATCATTCCGCCGCTCACCTCCGAATTCCTCAACGTGTTCAAGAACTCCTCCGTGGCGTCCTTGATCGGCCTGATGGAGCTGCTGGCGCAAACCAAGCAGACCGCCGAGTTCTCGGCCAACCTGTTTGAAGCCTTCACCCTGGCCACGCTGATCTACTTCACCCTGAACATGAGCCTGATGCTGCTGATGCGCGTGGTCGAGAAGAAAGTCGCGGTGCCCGGCCTGATCTCCGTGGGGGGTAAATAA
- a CDS encoding glutamate/aspartate ABC transporter substrate-binding protein: MRIVPHILGAAIAAALISTPVFAAELTGTLKKINDSGTITLAHRDSSIPFSYIADGSGKPVGYSHDIQLAVVEALKKDLNKPDLKVKYNLVTSQTRIPLIQNGTADLECGSTTNNAERAQQVDFTTNIFEIGTRLLVKKDKDGKPSYADFADLKGKNVVTTAGTTSERIIKAMNADKQMGMNVISAKDHGESFQMLESGRAVAFMMDDALLAGEEAKAKKPDDWVITGTPQSFEAYACMVRKDDPAFKKAVDDAIVGLYKSGEINKIYAKWFESPIPPKGLNLNFPMSDKVKELIKNPSDKPAPEVKI; this comes from the coding sequence ATGCGCATCGTTCCCCATATCCTGGGCGCAGCTATCGCTGCTGCTCTGATCAGCACTCCAGTTTTCGCCGCCGAACTCACCGGCACGCTGAAGAAAATCAACGACTCCGGCACTATCACTCTCGCTCACCGTGACAGCTCCATCCCGTTTTCCTACATTGCGGATGGCTCGGGCAAACCCGTGGGCTACTCCCATGACATTCAGCTGGCCGTCGTTGAAGCCCTGAAAAAAGACCTGAACAAGCCCGATCTGAAGGTCAAATACAACCTGGTGACGTCGCAGACCCGTATTCCGTTGATCCAGAACGGCACCGCGGACCTGGAATGCGGTTCCACCACCAACAACGCCGAGCGCGCCCAGCAAGTTGACTTCACCACCAACATCTTCGAAATCGGCACTCGCTTGCTGGTCAAGAAAGACAAGGATGGCAAGCCTTCCTACGCTGATTTTGCCGATCTCAAAGGCAAGAACGTCGTGACCACCGCCGGCACCACGTCCGAGCGCATCATCAAAGCGATGAACGCCGACAAGCAAATGGGCATGAACGTCATCTCCGCCAAGGACCATGGCGAATCCTTCCAGATGCTCGAAAGCGGCCGCGCCGTTGCGTTCATGATGGACGACGCCCTGCTGGCCGGCGAAGAAGCCAAGGCCAAGAAGCCGGATGACTGGGTCATCACCGGTACTCCACAGTCGTTCGAAGCCTACGCGTGCATGGTGCGTAAAGACGATCCTGCCTTCAAGAAAGCGGTGGATGACGCCATCGTCGGCCTGTACAAATCCGGCGAAATCAACAAGATCTACGCCAAGTGGTTTGAAAGCCCGATTCCACCAAAAGGCCTGAACCTCAACTTCCCTATGAGCGACAAGGTCAAGGAACTGATCAAGAACCCGAGCGACAAGCCGGCTCCGGAAGTAAAGATCTAA
- the glpD gene encoding glycerol-3-phosphate dehydrogenase has translation MNPSTLPAPPLAEVYDVAVIGGGINGVGIAADAAGRGLSVFLCEKDDLASHTSSASSKLIHGGLRYLEHYEFRLVREALAEREVLLEKAPHIVKQMRFVLPHRPHLRPAWMIRAGLFLYDHLGKREKLAGSKSLKFGADSPLKSEITKGFEYSDCWVDDARLVVLNAMAAREKGAHIHTQTRCVSAHRSNGLWEMNMERADGSLFSIRARALVNAAGPWVAKFIKDDLKLDSPYGIRLIQGSHLIVPKLYEGAHAHILQNEDQRIVFTIPYLNHLTIIGTTDREYTGDPAKVAITEGETDYMLKVVNAHFKKQLSRDDIVHTYSGVRPLCNDESDNPSAITRDYTLSLSGGTGEAPILSVFGGKLTTYRKLAESAMAQLAPYFTQMRPSWTAKASLPGGEDMTTPEALAEAIRSKFDWVPSEIARRWSTTYGSRTWRLLEGVQSLADLGEHLGGGLYTREVDYLCAQEWVTQPQDVLWRRTKLGLFTTPAEQDNLQRYLSKVEQNRSKFEAA, from the coding sequence ATGAACCCTTCTACCTTGCCTGCCCCACCGCTTGCCGAAGTCTATGACGTTGCCGTTATCGGCGGCGGGATCAATGGCGTCGGCATTGCAGCAGACGCAGCCGGTCGCGGTTTGTCGGTATTCCTTTGCGAAAAGGACGACTTGGCCAGCCATACCTCCTCGGCCAGCAGCAAGCTGATCCACGGTGGTTTGCGCTACCTGGAACACTACGAGTTCCGTCTGGTACGCGAAGCCCTGGCTGAGCGTGAAGTGCTGCTGGAAAAGGCCCCGCACATCGTCAAGCAGATGCGCTTCGTGCTGCCGCACCGTCCGCACCTGCGTCCGGCCTGGATGATCCGTGCCGGCCTGTTCCTGTATGACCACTTGGGCAAACGCGAAAAACTGGCCGGTTCGAAAAGCCTGAAGTTCGGTGCGGACAGCCCACTGAAAAGCGAAATCACCAAAGGCTTCGAATACTCCGATTGCTGGGTCGACGACGCCCGCCTCGTGGTACTCAACGCCATGGCCGCACGGGAGAAAGGTGCGCACATCCACACCCAGACCCGTTGCGTCAGCGCACACCGCAGCAACGGCCTGTGGGAAATGAACATGGAGCGCGCTGACGGCAGCCTGTTCTCGATCCGCGCTCGCGCATTGGTGAACGCCGCTGGCCCGTGGGTCGCCAAGTTCATCAAGGATGACCTGAAGCTGGATTCGCCGTACGGCATCCGCCTGATCCAGGGCAGCCACTTGATCGTCCCGAAACTCTACGAAGGTGCGCACGCGCACATTCTGCAGAACGAAGACCAGCGCATCGTCTTCACTATCCCGTACCTGAACCACCTGACCATCATCGGCACCACCGACCGCGAATACACCGGCGATCCGGCGAAAGTTGCGATCACCGAAGGTGAAACCGACTACATGCTCAAGGTGGTCAACGCACACTTCAAGAAACAACTGAGCCGTGACGACATCGTCCACACCTATTCGGGCGTGCGTCCGTTGTGCAACGACGAATCGGACAACCCGTCGGCCATTACCCGCGACTACACCCTGTCGTTGTCCGGCGGCACCGGCGAAGCGCCGATCCTGTCGGTGTTCGGCGGCAAGCTGACGACCTACCGCAAGCTCGCCGAGTCGGCCATGGCGCAGCTGGCGCCCTACTTCACGCAGATGCGCCCTAGCTGGACCGCCAAGGCCAGCCTGCCTGGTGGTGAAGACATGACCACGCCAGAAGCCCTGGCCGAGGCCATCCGCAGCAAGTTCGACTGGGTGCCGAGCGAGATCGCTCGCCGCTGGTCCACGACCTACGGCAGCCGCACCTGGCGCCTGCTCGAAGGTGTGCAAAGCCTGGCGGATTTGGGTGAGCACCTGGGGGGCGGCCTTTACACCCGCGAAGTCGACTACCTGTGCGCGCAAGAGTGGGTAACGCAGCCGCAGGACGTGCTGTGGCGCCGCACCAAGCTGGGCCTGTTCACCACCCCGGCGGAACAGGACAACCTGCAGCGCTACCTGTCCAAGGTTGAACAGAACCGCAGCAAGTTCGAAGCGGCCTGA
- a CDS encoding DeoR/GlpR family transcriptional regulator, with protein MNLPPRQQQILELVRERGYVSIEEMAQLFVVTPQTIRRDINQLADANLLRRYHGGAAYDSSVENTAYAMRADQMRDEKQRIGEAIAAQIPDHASLFINIGTTTESIARALLNHNHLKIITNNLNVATMLSAKDDFDVLLTGGNVRRDGGVVGQASVDFINQFKVDFALVGISGIDEDGSLLDFDYQEVRVSQAIIANARQVILAADSSKFGRNAMIRLGPISLVDCLVTDQQPVPALVQLLNQHKVRLEVV; from the coding sequence ATGAATCTGCCTCCCCGCCAACAACAAATCCTCGAACTGGTCCGCGAACGCGGCTACGTCAGTATCGAGGAAATGGCGCAGCTGTTCGTTGTCACCCCGCAAACCATCCGCCGCGATATCAACCAGCTCGCGGACGCCAATCTGCTGCGCCGCTACCACGGCGGCGCGGCCTATGACTCCAGTGTCGAGAACACCGCCTACGCCATGCGTGCAGACCAGATGCGCGACGAAAAGCAGCGTATCGGCGAAGCCATCGCGGCGCAGATTCCCGATCATGCCTCGTTGTTCATCAATATCGGCACCACCACCGAATCCATCGCCCGCGCCCTGCTCAACCACAACCACCTGAAAATCATCACCAACAACCTCAACGTCGCCACCATGCTCAGCGCCAAGGACGACTTCGATGTGTTGCTGACCGGCGGCAATGTGCGGCGTGACGGCGGCGTGGTTGGCCAGGCCAGTGTCGACTTCATCAACCAGTTCAAGGTCGACTTTGCACTGGTGGGGATCAGCGGCATCGATGAGGATGGCAGCCTGCTGGACTTCGACTATCAGGAAGTTCGGGTCTCCCAGGCGATCATCGCCAATGCGCGCCAAGTGATTCTGGCGGCGGACTCCAGCAAATTCGGGCGCAACGCCATGATTCGCCTCGGGCCGATCAGCCTGGTGGACTGCCTGGTGACTGACCAGCAACCGGTGCCGGCGCTGGTGCAGTTGTTGAATCAGCACAAGGTTCGGCTGGAAGTCGTCTAG